In the genome of Anabaena cylindrica PCC 7122, the window TAAAAAATGGTTGCTTAAAAAATGGACGGTATGTGATGCGGGGTTTGGTAAGTAATGTGATGAATTGTGATGCCATTAAGCAAATTGTTCATGATCCTGTACTGTTAAATATAGTCAGGCAATATCTCAAATATTGGCCAACGCTGATTACGCAACATCTAACTTGGAGTTTTGCTTCAGAGTTACCAGTGGCAGAGATTAAAAAAATTTATCCCCCCACAAATTTTCATTATGATGTTGCCGGTTATAACTTTATGACTATCTATTTCTACATTACAGATGTAGATGCAGATTCTGGACCACATATCATGATTAAGAATTCTCAGAAGCAGAAGCCATTAAGGATGTTATTGGCTCCTAATCGCCAATCTGATGAAGAGGTGTATGGTTATTATGGTAAAGAAAGTGAGTTAGTGATTACAGGCAAAAGTGGATTTGGTTTTGTTCAAGATCCCTCCTGTATTCACAAAGTTAAACCACCCAAAATATCTAATCGGCTATTGCTACAAATTAGATATTCTTGATTTTAGTTCTAGGTTTAGCCTTTTTTGAGTTTCAATTTTCACTAAATACGGCTATAGGAATATAATGGAGGGCAGGAAAAATTTTATTACTAATTAGTTTAATTTGATGGTGATTTTGATTTACTGAAGATAAACCACCATAACTCTATGCTAATTAAAGCTAAACCTACAATTGTAACAGCAACTTTCACGCTTAAAGGTTGTTCAATTTGATGAAATTGATTAATTTGCACTGAGTGAGAATTTGCCATTTCTGCTGATGCTGGGCTTGATGTCAATAATACTAAACAAATAAGACTGATCCAAAGCGTTTTTTTGTCCAACATTTACTTAATTCCTGGTTGAAAGTTACGCAATCTTAAAGCATTTGTGACTACAGAAACGGAAGAAAGAGCCATTGCGGCACCAGCGATAATAGGATTAAGTAACCAACCAAAAATAGGGTAAAGAATTCCGGCGGCAACAGGAATACCAATGATATTGTAAATAAAAGCAAAAAAGAGATTTTGCTTGATATTGTTGATAGTGGCACGACTGAGTTGAATTGCAGTGACAATGCCTTGTAGGTCTCCAGAAATTAAAGTAATATCACTAGCAGCGATCGCAATATCTGTCCCTGTCCCAATGGCAATTCCTACATCTGCTTGGGCTAACGCTGGTGCATCATTAATCCCATCTCCTACCATAGCCACGATTTTAGACTTGGGGTTTGGGCTTTTATTCCCCAGTCCCCGGTTTTGCAATGATTTCACAATCGCCACTTTTTGATCTGGACGAACTTGGGCAAAAACTTGGGTAATACCAACTTGACGTGCGATCGCTTCGGCAGTTAAGCGATTGTCTCCAGTTAACATTACCACTTTTAAGCCTAATTTCTGTAATGCTTGCACAGCAGCGGCTGAAGAAGGTTTAAGGGCATCAGCAATACCCATTATTCCTTGTAATTCCCCATCTACAGCAATTAAAATTACCGTTTTAGCTCCAGATTCCCAACCAACTTGATACTGTTGTAAAGAAACTGTATTAATCCCCAATTCTGTTAACCACCGTTCTGTCCCAATTTGCACCAGATGATCATTAACAATTCCCTGGACTCCACAACCAGCTATAGCTGCAAAATCCTGAACATTTACTAAGTTCACTTCTTGGGATTTGGCATATTGTACTACTGCTTCAGCTAGGGGATGTTCAGAATTTCTTTCTACAGTTGCGACTAACTGTAATAATTCCAATTCATGATGATTAGCTGTACCTTTAACAGTGACAAAATCTGTAACTGTGGGTTTACCTTGAGTTAAAGTTCCCGTTTTATCAAGAACAATAGTTTGAATTTTGTGTGCTAATTCTAAACTGTCAGCACCTTTAATTAAGATGCCATTTTCTGCACCTTTACCAGTTCCTACCATGACAGAAGTGGGAGTAGCTAAACCCAAAGCACAAGGACAAGCGATAATTAACACACCCACCATTGTGATCACAGACAGGGTAAAGTTACCCATAAAATTAAACCAGATGACAAAAGTAAAAATAGCGATCGCAATTACAGCCGGCACAAACCACCCTGTTACCTGGTCTGCTAACCGCTGAATAGGCGCTTTTGAACCTTGTGCTTCTTGCACTAATTTGACAATTTGCGCCAAAAAAGTATCCTTACCTACCCTAGTAGCTCTAAACTTAAAACTACCAGTTTTATTAATCGTCGCCCCAATTACTTCATCACCTGGTTGCTTTTTCACAGCTACACTTTCACCTGTCACCATTGCCTCATCTACTGTTGAAGCACCATCAATCACTTCCCCATCTACAGGAATCTTTTCTCCAGGACGCACTAAAATCTCATCATTAATTCTCACCTCACCAATAGGAACATCCATTTCTACCCCATCTCGAATAACTTTGGCAGTTCTTGCTTGTAGTCCCATCAATTTGCGGATAGCTTCCGAAGTTTGTCCCCTAGCGCGATGTTCCAAAAATCGTCCCAAAAGAATTAAAGTGATCACCATTGCTGCTACTTCATAATAAACATGAGGTTGCAAACCTTGGGCGATAAAAAAGCCAGGAAAAAGCGTCACAAATAAAGAATATAAATAAGCTGTACCTGTTCCCAAAGCAATTAATGTATCCATCGTTGCTGTGTGGTGTTTTAGAGACTTCCAACCATTACGGAAAAAAGATCCACCACACCAAAATTCTACAGGTGTAGTTAAAACTAATTGTAACCAAGGATGATGGAGAAAACCGGGAATAAAAGGCATTTTCAACCCGGTCATCATGGGTAAAGAACCCACAAATAGAAAAATACTAACTATACCTCCTATCCATAGTTTCAGCTTCAGTTCTCGTTGTTCTGCTAACTGAATCGCCTGTTGGGTATCATCTTCATCTTGTTCTTCTTGCAGTGAAAAAGACGAATAACCAGCATCTGCTATTGCAGCTTGAACTTCTGCTAAATTAGTACGGTTAGAATCGTAATTAATAGTTGCTTGTTCGGCTCCAAAGTTAACATTGCAATCAATAACACCAGCAACAGAAAGAATTGCTTGTTCAACGTTGTTAGCACAGGAAGCACAACTCATGCCCCGCAGTTTAAGTGTGAGATTATCCATATTACTACCTTTAAATAATTCTTAAGGAAAAGGAGTCAGTAGTCAGGATTCAGGATTCAGGAGTTAGAAAGAAAGAATGATAAGAATATTTTTCTCTTCTGTTCCTGGTTCTCTCTTCCCTGCTATATCAAACATTCTGTATCCTGAATCCTTACGTCGGAATTAATTAATGGGGGTATTAAACCCACTTCTACATCCGTCAATCGCATATAATTCTTTCTACATTCTTAATCCTGACTCCTGACTCCTGACTCCTGACTCCTGACTCCTGACTCCGAACTCCGAACTCCGAACTCCTGTATTCTGTTTAAGCAGGAGGATAACCAGCAGTAACTAAAGCTTCCTTAATTGCTGTTTCTGATGCTTGGGTATCTACATTGACAAGCTTGGTTTTTGGATCAGCATCAACAGTGGCATTTGCATCAATAGCTTTAACTGCATTGGTAATATTTGTTGCACAAGTGGAACAAGCCATTCCGGGAACTGTAAGTTTGATTGTCATAGGTTTAAATGAGTGAAAAAATTAAGATTTAGCTGAAGACAATTGCTGTAATTTTTCAATTTGGTCAATTGGCGTTTTGATGATAGCTTGAGATAAGTCACGAATTTGTGACTGAGTAGCATTTTCAGAAGCTTTCTCGGTTATCATCTGCTCAGAAATGTTTAGGGCATTTCTTCCAAAAATTAGTAATTTGTGTTTTCCTCTTACTAAAATTTTCGGCTCAAAGTTCTTTGTATCTTCATCCTAAACCCTCTAGCTGGCTAGAGAGTCTAGAGCTTTTTGGATATTTTTTGTAAAAAACACAAAACTTTACCTTTTTGGTTCTGTCTATGAGTAGTGATGAAAATAAGCGCGACAGAGAATAGTCAAATAAAGTTCATGCAGATGAGTTTATAAATTTTAGAGCGATCGCAAAAAACAATGATGAATGCAGAAAATATAGTCCATATTCCCCAAATTTGGCGCGATTTTCCCCCTGAATTTGAGGAACTGCGGCCGTTTATAGAGTCACAGTTGTTGCCTTATATCAAAATCAGTAGCCATGAGGTTGGCCAGCTAAAGGAGGATTCCAGCGGAGATCCGTTAAAACTTTGGCACAGCAAAATTGGTGGAAATCCCTATCTGCCGAAAGACTATGAACATCCGTGCGATCGCATCACCGGGGACATTATGCCGTTGCTGATGCAAGTCAATTGTGCAGATGTACCCCAAATTGCTGGCTTTGATTTTCCCCAGCAAGGAATTTTGCAATTTTACCTGGGTTATGATGCGGCAATGTCTGAACTCAGCCCAGAAGTATGTCGTGTCCTTTATTTTCCAGAAGTTTTGGAAGTTGACAGTGAATTAGTTACCGACTTCAGCTTTATCGACAATGAAGATACTCTCCGCGACTATTCAGAAATTTATGCATTAGAGTTTTCAGTTGCACAGGAATTGTTTTGGTATCCTCGCCATGAGGAGATTCAGCCGCCTGAAGCACTGACAGACCTTTATGAAGAATTTAGTCTAGAGTGTGACGAAGATTGCTCTGGCGATAAGCTAGGAGGATTTGCAGACACGTCTTGTTTTGACGTTGGAGCAGCCACGGAAGGCATAAAGGGTCGATTGTTGCTAGAACTTGGGCAAACATCGTGTAATGGCGAATACTTTTACTTTTTTATTGAAGATGCTGATTTAAGAAATCGGGATTTTAGCAAAGTTGAATGTCGGATCATGTTTACTTGAAAATTGAGCGTTTCTGAATTTGAGGTATGAAAATCAAAAATTCCATTTCTCAAATTCTTACTCTTTGCGCCTCTGCGCCTCTGCGTGAGACAAATTCATACTTTCATTCACCAACGCCAAAAATTTAACACTCTTCATCTATCTCTATGTCCCAGATCTCGCTCCCCTAATCACTTCTTAAAAACCTAACTTTCAGATCTCTTGTGCGATCGCTTTCTGCTTAGTGATATGACAAAAACTTTAGCTCTAGCACCATCTTTGAGGGTGTTACAAAATTGACATTTACAAGGTGAGAAAGATTATGAATTTTAGAGTAAAGATTTTGAGAACTTGTAGTAAAATAATTAACCAATACTTGTTTAATCAAAAAAATACCAAGAATATTTATACTATGACAGACGTTAATCAATATGTTACAGATTATTTAGATTATTACTGCGGTTTAGAAAATTCGCCAGGATTTGCAGTTTTACTCAAAGGGGAATGGGGTTCTGGAAAAACATGGTTTATTAATAAATATCGGGAGAAATTAGAAGCAGAAATAAAAAAAGATGAATATCAAATTATTTATATTACTCTTTATGGAGTAAAGAATATAGATGATATAGCATATATATTTTTAGAGCAATCAATCCCTACTTTAGCATCCTCAAAGTGGTCTAAGCTGGGATTTAATTTTATTAAACTTATTTTAAATAGCCAGAAAATTGATTTAGAGAAATTAAAAATAGATTTTTCTAAATATATTGTCAATAACAAGAAAATTTTAATATTTGATGACCTAGAACGTTGTCAAATAGATATTAGTAATATCATGGGATATATGAACTACTTTGTAGAACAGCAAGGATCGAAAGTAATTATTATTGCTAATGAAGATATAATATTTGACAACTACAAAGACACCAAAGAAAAATTAATAGGTAAAACATTTAATATTGCTCCTGACATTGATAGTGCATTAAACGGTTTTATTCAAAATATTGAAGATTCAGATATTCAGAAATTTCTTATAAAAAATACTGAATTTATAAAAACATTATACGAACAAGCAAAATGTACAAATTTAAGAATACTCAAACAAATCATTCTTGATTTTGAGCGAATTTATGAAAAATTATTAGACAAAGGAAAAAATAAGCAGGAAGTTCTACAAGAGATTCTTCAAATGCTAACAATTTTTTCTATTGAAATTAAAATGGCAAATTTGCAACCAAAAGATATTACCAAATTATTAGATGCACAAGCTAGGAGAAATATAAATAGAAGAAATGGTTCTTTGTCTGAAAAAAGCTCAGATGTACAAGAAGATAAAAATAATCTTCAGGAAATAAGTGATAAATACTACTATTTACAAATATATTCCCCATTTCCTAGTGCGATATGGTGGGAAGAATTTTTTGATAAAGGTATTGTTAATAGTAACGAATTAAATGAAGCAATTGCAAATAAATACTATCCTGATGATAACACACCTAATTGGTTAAGATTAGTTTACCGGAATAGACTTAATGATGATGAATTTGATAAATATCTTAAAATTGTAGAATCGGAATTTAGTAACAGAGAATACAAAGATATATCAATTATAAAACATATTGTTGGATGTTTTTTATATTTCTCTAATAATGGATTATATGTCAAAACTAAAGAGGAAATTCTGAAAGATGCAAAAATTTATATTGATGATTTAATTAATAATTTAAATAGTAATAATCAATTAGATGTTTTAGAATTGATTAATGAAAATAAGCAAGATAGTTCCGTTAGTCCTGTATCTAATAATGATTCTAGACTAATGTTTTATAGTCAAGATAGCCAAGAATTTAAAGATTTTTATAATTATATTCATGAAGTTCTCAATGAAAAATTGTCTAATCCTCAATATATGGGCAATTTAGCTCAGGAACTACTAGAAATCATGAAAAATGATGTTAAAGAATTTGATAGTATAATTTGTACTCAATCCTTTGCAAATAAAAAAATCAGACACAAATATAATGAAATACCTGTATTAAAATACATACGATGCCAGGATTTTATAGAAACAATTTTATATATGGAATATGACAAGAAAAAATATGTTTTTTGGGCATTAGAAGAAAGATATAAACCAATTTATCTTCATTCTTATCCAGAATTAATAGAAGAAATAGAGTGGTTAAAAATGGTTCAAGACCTCCTGCTTAAAGAAGTTGATAAAAGACAAGGTAAACTAAGTGGCTATCAACTTAAAGAACTTATTGAAACAAACCTGTCTAAAGTCATAAGCACATTAGAAGATATACAAATACAACAGGTTAATAAATCAGTAAATTAAAACTTTGCTTAACTATTCTAGCACTAATAAAATTAGTGTCTAACCTGAGTTAAAACCTAAATTTTTATAACATTTTGCTAATACAAGGCTTTTAAAATGAATTTGGGTGCAGATATTTACACTATATTGTACAATATAGTTGTACAACTTCTGTAAAAAGAGAATGTTAAATAAAGAAACCACTTACTCTCAAGCAAGGTTGAATTTAGCAACTATCTTAGATCAGGTGTGTGATCAACGGGAAATTGTAGTAATTAAACGTCGTAACGAAAAAAATGTGGCGTTAATTGCCGAAGATGAACTTTCCAGCTTATTAGAGTGTGTCTATTTATTAAGATCACCTGAAAATGCTAAACGTTTATTTCGAGCTTTAGAATGGAGTGAAACAGCAATAGAAACTCCTCAAACAGTGGCTGAATTAAAAGAGGAATTAGGAATTGAGTAGTAAGAAAAAAAAGCCAGATACTCATAATGAAGAAAAAGAATTATCTGGTTATTTTCCTGTTTTCAGTCCTGATTTTAAAGCAGATTTAGCTTGGTGGTATAATCATGATAAGAAAAAAGGGGATAAAATACTAGATTTAGTAGCGGATATTCTTGATGGTCAACCGTTTACAGGCTTAGGTAAACCTGAACCTCTTAAATATATTGCTCCTGATACTTGGTCACGACGGATAGATTTAGAACATCGTTTAGTTTATAAAGTCACAGAGAATAAAGTTTATTTTTTACAGGCTCGTTATCATTATGAATTAGATTAAAATCAAAAGACAAAATTATTCAACACTTACGCAAAATATCTCTCAAACTCTAATTTCTCTGTGTTCTCTGCGCCTCTGCGGTTAATTACTCCGTGAATTGTCCATAACTCCTATGAATTACTGATTTTTTTATCAACTTTTCTATGTCCCAGGTATCGCTCCCCCCATTGCTTCAGTCAGACCTACCATTCACCGCTCTTGCGCCTATGCAGGATGTGACAAACCTGTGGTTCATGAAGGTCATTGCCCATTACGGCAGTCCTGACTACTTCTTTACCGAGTATTTCCGCGTCAATGATACCTCACGACTCAATCGTAACATTCTGGCAGCAATCACCGAAAACGATACCGGTCGCCCCGTTTTTGCTCAAATGATTGGTGAAAGTATTCCTGATTTAGTGAGAACAGCAAAGGAACTCTGCAAATATAATATCGCAGGAGTAGATTTAAACATGGGCTGTCCAGCGCCGAGAATCTATCGCAAAAATGTTGGGGGTGGATTGCTGCGAGAACCGGAAAAAGTAGATCAGATTTTGGGAGAACTGCGTGCTGCTGTGAATGATAAACCTTTAACTGTGAAGATGCGTGTGGGCTTTGAGAATACAGATAACTTTTATGAAATTCTAGATATAATCAATCGCCACAGCATTGATTTGTTGAGTTTGCATGGTCGCACGGTCAAAGATATGTACCACGGGGAAGTTAAATATGATTTGATTGCGGAAGCGGTGAGACGGGTTGATTGTCCAGTGTTGGCTAATGGCAATATCAACTCGGCAAAAACTGCTTTGGAAGTGCTTTCTCAAACGGGTGCGGCGGGTGTGATGGTGGGACGCTGGGCGATTGGGAATCCTTGGCTTTTTAATCAAATTCGCCAGGCTTTGCGAGGAGAGGAGATCACACCTGTTCTTTTAGTAGAGGTACGCAAATATATTGATCGTTTATGGCAAACTCCCATAGTGTCAACCATACCAGAACGGGCGCGGGTAGGCTACCTGAAAATGTTCCTCAACTACATTGCGCTGAGTGTTGACGCTGAAGGTCATTTCCTGCGGCTGATGAGACGGGTGCAGACTGAGGTAGAACTGTTCGATCTGTGCGATCGCATTCTCCTGACTGAAGCAACAAAAACTTTAGCCCTAGAACCCTTCTTATTGTCCGTTCGCTGATATTGAAAGGTATTAGCGTTAGTCATATGTCTTCAGAATCCATTCATTTGCCGTTGTTTTCAGACTGATTAGATAAATAAATACCTGAATTTATCGTTATTTACAGAAATCGTAGTTAATGCTACATACAATCGTATAAACCGTAGTTAACATTAGAAAAATATCGCACTAGAAGAAAACATTTAGGACAACCCTTTTTGTTCAATGTTAATCTTCATATCTTGCGGATCACCGCATAGAGGAGTCTATCTTCAACAGTAATTTTTCTGCAACCAATAGTAAGTAGTAAAACTACATAGTCGAATAATCTCATCTTTTAAAGCATTAAGTTACCTCACACGATTGAGGCAGGTATTACCAAAAACCTGCCATCATGCGAAACAAGTTAAACGCAAAGGAGTTTACCATGCATCGACAAATGTGCTGGTTATCTAAGTCTGGTAGTGATGGAGAAAAAATATTGCATTTGCAGACTTCACTGGGACAACCTTGGCGGCCTTACACAGCTTTTCCTCAATTTGCAGTACCAGATTATCAAATACCAGGTGGTTCTAAAGGTTGGGCAACTTATCAAAAACTGTTAAAAGCAGGTTGGACTTTAATTCACAGCGCACGGGCTAACGAGTTCAGCAGCACCTATACAGAGTCAACAGTGGAAAATTAATATCCTCTAGGGTAGCCATCACCACGGGGATCAGCTGCTCCTTCGAGAGTACCATCTTCTGTAACTGTAATGGCATTGGCATTTCCCCAAGGTGCAGTTTCTCTAATCTTGTGTCCGCGACGGCGTAAGTCTTGCCAGGTTAAAGCATCCAAACCCCAAGACTCGACGCGTAACTCATCTGGTAGCCACTGGTGATGTATGCGTGGCACAGAAACGGCTGCACCCACATCCATTTTGTATGCCAATACATTCAGGATAATTTGCAATACTTGGGTGATGATGGTGCTACCTCCAGGGCTTCCCACTGCTAAACGCAAACGATTGTTTTCGGTGACGATGGTGGGTGTCATACTAGAGGTAGTGGTAAATATGTAGTGAAATCTTATATTTTCTAACTCAAATTATTCATTTGTAGCCGTTGCAATTTGAATTACATTTAACCAACTAATTGAAACTCCTCTAAAGTATAAAGTTTCTAAATATATGATTTAGCGAGAACGTGTTAAGTGTTATATGTAGTATAGTATCAGTGTTTTTAAATTCAACTATTTCAGTATTGATGTCAATCTCCAGACCTACTTGCCCCAATTGTGGTTCTCAACACATTGTCAAAAATGGGAAGATTCATAATCAAAAACCAAAATACCAGTGTCAAAACTGCAAAAGACAGTTTATAGAAAATCCCACTAATAAAGTTATTAGCAAAGATACTATAGAACTGATTGATAGACTTTTACTTGAGAAAATACCTCTCGCAGGTATTGCTCGTGCTGCTCGTGTTTCAGAGACTTGGTTGCAAAAATATGTGAATAATAAATATGCCCAGATTCCGACTCAGGTAAATGTTTCAGCCAAACCAAGAGGTAAATTGACTATTGAGTGTGATGAGGCTTGGTCATTTGTAGGTCATAAGGGTAATAAGCAATGGATTTGGTTAGCTTTGGATAAAAAAACTAGAGAAATAGTTGGAGTTTACATAGGCGACCGCAGTGAAGATGGCGCTAGGGGATTATGGAATTCTCTACCACCAGTTTATCGTCAATGTGCTGTTTGCTATACAGATTTTTGGGCAGCTTACGCACAAGTTATTCCTAGCAAACGTCATCAGGCAGTAGGGAAAGAAAGTGGCAAGACTAACCATATTGAACGCTTTAATAATACAATGCGTCAAAGAATTTCTCGTTTGGTTAGAAAGACTTTATCCTTCTCTAAAAAGTTAGATAATCATATTGGTGCTATCTGGTATTTTATTCATCATTATAATTCTTGTTGTAGCGCCTAATTTTATTATCACTACATATTTACCACTACCATACTAGAAAGGGGAGTTTTGCGGGGTGCAATGCTATTAGCTTCGTTACCCACTAAACCAAAGGCGTTTGGTACTCCTGGTGCGGCTGCAAAATCATCCATTTCGTTGTTCAAAACTATTCCTGTCCCTGGTGTGACAATCCCAGCACCAAAG includes:
- a CDS encoding Txe/YoeB family addiction module toxin; translated protein: MSSKKKKPDTHNEEKELSGYFPVFSPDFKADLAWWYNHDKKKGDKILDLVADILDGQPFTGLGKPEPLKYIAPDTWSRRIDLEHRLVYKVTENKVYFLQARYHYELD
- a CDS encoding heavy metal translocating P-type ATPase — translated: MDNLTLKLRGMSCASCANNVEQAILSVAGVIDCNVNFGAEQATINYDSNRTNLAEVQAAIADAGYSSFSLQEEQDEDDTQQAIQLAEQRELKLKLWIGGIVSIFLFVGSLPMMTGLKMPFIPGFLHHPWLQLVLTTPVEFWCGGSFFRNGWKSLKHHTATMDTLIALGTGTAYLYSLFVTLFPGFFIAQGLQPHVYYEVAAMVITLILLGRFLEHRARGQTSEAIRKLMGLQARTAKVIRDGVEMDVPIGEVRINDEILVRPGEKIPVDGEVIDGASTVDEAMVTGESVAVKKQPGDEVIGATINKTGSFKFRATRVGKDTFLAQIVKLVQEAQGSKAPIQRLADQVTGWFVPAVIAIAIFTFVIWFNFMGNFTLSVITMVGVLIIACPCALGLATPTSVMVGTGKGAENGILIKGADSLELAHKIQTIVLDKTGTLTQGKPTVTDFVTVKGTANHHELELLQLVATVERNSEHPLAEAVVQYAKSQEVNLVNVQDFAAIAGCGVQGIVNDHLVQIGTERWLTELGINTVSLQQYQVGWESGAKTVILIAVDGELQGIMGIADALKPSSAAAVQALQKLGLKVVMLTGDNRLTAEAIARQVGITQVFAQVRPDQKVAIVKSLQNRGLGNKSPNPKSKIVAMVGDGINDAPALAQADVGIAIGTGTDIAIAASDITLISGDLQGIVTAIQLSRATINNIKQNLFFAFIYNIIGIPVAAGILYPIFGWLLNPIIAGAAMALSSVSVVTNALRLRNFQPGIK
- a CDS encoding tRNA dihydrouridine synthase, which translates into the protein MSQVSLPPLLQSDLPFTALAPMQDVTNLWFMKVIAHYGSPDYFFTEYFRVNDTSRLNRNILAAITENDTGRPVFAQMIGESIPDLVRTAKELCKYNIAGVDLNMGCPAPRIYRKNVGGGLLREPEKVDQILGELRAAVNDKPLTVKMRVGFENTDNFYEILDIINRHSIDLLSLHGRTVKDMYHGEVKYDLIAEAVRRVDCPVLANGNINSAKTALEVLSQTGAAGVMVGRWAIGNPWLFNQIRQALRGEEITPVLLVEVRKYIDRLWQTPIVSTIPERARVGYLKMFLNYIALSVDAEGHFLRLMRRVQTEVELFDLCDRILLTEATKTLALEPFLLSVR
- a CDS encoding DUF1963 domain-containing protein; its protein translation is MMNAENIVHIPQIWRDFPPEFEELRPFIESQLLPYIKISSHEVGQLKEDSSGDPLKLWHSKIGGNPYLPKDYEHPCDRITGDIMPLLMQVNCADVPQIAGFDFPQQGILQFYLGYDAAMSELSPEVCRVLYFPEVLEVDSELVTDFSFIDNEDTLRDYSEIYALEFSVAQELFWYPRHEEIQPPEALTDLYEEFSLECDEDCSGDKLGGFADTSCFDVGAATEGIKGRLLLELGQTSCNGEYFYFFIEDADLRNRDFSKVECRIMFT
- a CDS encoding type II toxin-antitoxin system Phd/YefM family antitoxin, giving the protein MLNKETTYSQARLNLATILDQVCDQREIVVIKRRNEKNVALIAEDELSSLLECVYLLRSPENAKRLFRALEWSETAIETPQTVAELKEELGIE
- a CDS encoding IS1 family transposase; the protein is MSISRPTCPNCGSQHIVKNGKIHNQKPKYQCQNCKRQFIENPTNKVISKDTIELIDRLLLEKIPLAGIARAARVSETWLQKYVNNKYAQIPTQVNVSAKPRGKLTIECDEAWSFVGHKGNKQWIWLALDKKTREIVGVYIGDRSEDGARGLWNSLPPVYRQCAVCYTDFWAAYAQVIPSKRHQAVGKESGKTNHIERFNNTMRQRISRLVRKTLSFSKKLDNHIGAIWYFIHHYNSCCSA
- a CDS encoding P-loop NTPase fold protein, which codes for MTDVNQYVTDYLDYYCGLENSPGFAVLLKGEWGSGKTWFINKYREKLEAEIKKDEYQIIYITLYGVKNIDDIAYIFLEQSIPTLASSKWSKLGFNFIKLILNSQKIDLEKLKIDFSKYIVNNKKILIFDDLERCQIDISNIMGYMNYFVEQQGSKVIIIANEDIIFDNYKDTKEKLIGKTFNIAPDIDSALNGFIQNIEDSDIQKFLIKNTEFIKTLYEQAKCTNLRILKQIILDFERIYEKLLDKGKNKQEVLQEILQMLTIFSIEIKMANLQPKDITKLLDAQARRNINRRNGSLSEKSSDVQEDKNNLQEISDKYYYLQIYSPFPSAIWWEEFFDKGIVNSNELNEAIANKYYPDDNTPNWLRLVYRNRLNDDEFDKYLKIVESEFSNREYKDISIIKHIVGCFLYFSNNGLYVKTKEEILKDAKIYIDDLINNLNSNNQLDVLELINENKQDSSVSPVSNNDSRLMFYSQDSQEFKDFYNYIHEVLNEKLSNPQYMGNLAQELLEIMKNDVKEFDSIICTQSFANKKIRHKYNEIPVLKYIRCQDFIETILYMEYDKKKYVFWALEERYKPIYLHSYPELIEEIEWLKMVQDLLLKEVDKRQGKLSGYQLKELIETNLSKVISTLEDIQIQQVNKSVN
- a CDS encoding heavy-metal-associated domain-containing protein; its protein translation is MTIKLTVPGMACSTCATNITNAVKAIDANATVDADPKTKLVNVDTQASETAIKEALVTAGYPPA